The genomic window ACGAGGGGCTACTGTGTATCAAATATTAGGCTGTGCTTAATCTGTGAACCAACAGACAGGTTCTTCTCTTTCTGCAGTTTACATTCTTGGGTGGTGAGAGTTTGATGTTAAAGAGTCAATTATACAGTTAATGTCTTAATTACTCTTATGATAATGACAAGGTAAGGGAATTTCAAACCACTCTTCCTTTCTACCTCAAAGCAAGCCCTTGGGGAACTCAACTGTCACTGCTCTATTTGTAAAGTTTTTCATGGGAATCCCAGTGGGAAAGGAGATGAGGGCCACAGAAATAATAGAGGAGGGAAGTGGCAAGGGCCCCAGAGGCCCAGAAGCTTTATGACCAAGTTCTAGGGTTACTGGGTCATACCAATTGTTGacctaaagaaaaaaactgaggaaACTTAACATTAAGTAGAATATATTTGGGCAGGTTTTGAGGACAGCCTTCAGGAGCAaagattcaagttgccctgaaaATACACTCTGATTAGCAGCGGTTAcaaatagggttgtttgtttgtttgtttgttgtgttttggTTTTGAAGACAGTTTCACTAAGttacctgggctggtctcaaactgctgggcttccgcagtcttcctgctttggcctcgcaaagtgctgggattacaggtgcaagccaccacaaccagcccacaagtaggtttttaaaggaaaagaagattGGATGACATGAAGATATTGAAAAAAAACAGGCtgactctgggcacactgcctaggAGTTAGCCCTGCTCTGGAAGgagccacaaaaagaaaaaaaagaaaaaagataaaaattttttaaaatattgaaaaaataaaacataaaggaaaagaagaggcagtTCCTAAATTGTTTACCAGAAGTTTACATTAGAATAACAAGCTATTGATCTGCTATACATTGTTCTTTGTCTCACAGATACTATGCACATGAAGATAATGGGTAAAGCAGCACCCTAGTCAGATACAAAATGCCTTTAAGCAGTTGCCTCCAGGCATGGGCCCTAATTAGGTTCCATACTCACTTCTCTCTGAGCCTGATAAATTTTGCCTGCTTCGCATAGCACAGATTGCTATGAGCtacttttcctttctcactatGATAAACGTTAATTTTTATAGTTGCAgttcattttgtaaaaaatagggaagaaaagaaaaattgaatttataaattagatacagtgagagattaacaacaataacataaTAGCATGATTATAACAATAGGCTGGGCGTGActtgcctataatctcaacactttcagaggccaaggccagcaatcacttgaggtcaggagttcgagaccagcctggtcaacatggccaaaccctgtctctaactaaaataataatgataataataaattggccaggcatggtggcgtgtgcctgtaatcccagctactcgagaggctgaagcaggagaatcacttgcagtgagccaagattgtgccactgcagttcaacctgggcaacagagcgagactcaaaataAAATAGCACAATTCTAACAATATGCCACCATCACTGCTGATAAACTGGATAAGAGGGGACTGGtgtcacataaaatttaccatctaaaaaacatttttaggccgtgcacagtggctcacgcctgtaatcccagcactttggaggccgaggtgggaggattacctgaagtcaggagttcgagatcagcctggccaacatagtgaagccctgtctctactaaaaatacaaaaattaggccaggccgggtggctcacgcctgtaattccagcactttgggaggccgaggcaggtgtatcacctgagggcaggagtttgagaccagcctgacaaacatggtgaaaccccatctctattaaaaatacaaaattatggccgggtggggtggctcacgcctgtaatcccagcactttgggaggccgagacgggtggatcacgaggtcagaagatcgagaccatcctggctaacatggtgaaaccccatctctactaaaaaatacaaaaaaaaactagccaagcgaggtggcaggcgcctgtagtcccagctgctcgggaggctgaggcaggagaatggcgtgaacccgggaggcggagcttgcagtgagctgagatccggccactgcactccagcctgggcgacagagcgagactccatctcaaaaaaaaaaaaaacaaaatgaaccgAGCATGGTGGTATATGACTATAAccccccgctacttgggaggctgaggcaggagaatgggttgaacccaggaggcggaggttgtagttagccgagatcctgccattgcactccagcctggacaacaagagcaaaactccatctaaaaaaaaatacaaaaattagcagggcatggtggcgtgttcctgtagttccagctactcgggaggcagaggtgagagaaatgcttaaacctgggaggtggaggctgcagtgagctgagatcacgccactgcactccagcattggcgacagagtaagactccatctaaaaattaaaaaataaaataaaaaacatttttaagtgtataatttaatGGTAAATACTTCCATCATGTGCAGTCATCAGTCACCATAactcatcttgtaaaactgaaactttgtatccatTAAAAAGTAGTTCTCCATTCCCTCCACCCCCTAGCCCTTGGCAAGGACCATTgtcctttctttctctataaatttgactaagTACCTCATCTAAGTataatcatacagtatttatccttttgtgactggcttatttcacttagcataatgtccttaaggttcatctatgttgtagcatgtcagaatttctttcctttcaccTGGGCAGCgtaccaagaccccatctctaaaagcagtttaaaagaatttttcaaaggccaggcccagtgactcacacctgtaatcctgtacTTTctggggaggatcgcttgacaccaggagttcaagaccagcctgggcaaaatggcaagacctcttttctaccaaaaaaaaattaagaaaacattagttgggcattgtgacatgtgcctgtaatcccagcttcccaggaagcagaggcaggaggatggctcgAGCCCAGTTCAAGGCCgaagtgagccatggtcatgccactgcactccagcctgggtaacataatgagaccttatctcttaaaaaaagtatatctttccttttaatggctgaatgtCATTCCATTGCGTATAAatgccacattttgcttatccattcatctgtcagtggcACTTGCGTTGCTTCGCACTCAGCTGTTGTGAATGGTCCTGCTGTGTACATGGCCACATATAAAAGGACTTTTAACTTTGTTCagctttgttttctcatctgtaaaatggaaaagggCCTGCTCTGCATAGTTGCAGAGATAAGTGAGTGTTAGTGTGCTTGACACTCTTCCTCTGAGGAAATAGCACCCATGGTTGCCACTTTGTGGCTACTGGAGCCTCACATGGCATTTGGAGGTGTGGCTCACTATCCCACCCCCGCCTGGGGCTCCAGGCTAACCCAGGCAAAACTGTAGGTGCTCTCTGACCCTCAGTGTGCTCCCTCTCGGCCCGCAGCCCCCGGTCCCTGAGAAGCGGCCCCCTGAAGTACAGCATTTCCGCATGAGTGACGATGTCCACTCACTGGGAAAGGTGACCTCAGGTCAGTCCTATACCCCACCCCCGGTGGCTTGATGTGGCCTGTTCTGAAGGTTTCAGTGATAGACCCCACaccattctctctcttcttccagaTGTGGCCAAAAGGAGGAagctgaactcaggaggtggccTGGTGAGCAGCAGAGGCAGAGCCTCTACCCCGGGGGGCTGCTCTGAGGGAGGCTCAGAAGTGGGTCTGCATCCCATCCTCAATAGAAATGGGCAGGGTGTCAGTGGCCTCAATTTTTCTGATCTTTTTCTAGTCGGAGGAGTTAGGTTCTGCCCGGCGTTCAGAAGTGACCCTGGCGAAAGGGGACTCCGGGTCCCTGGAGGAGTGGGAGACGGTGGTGGGTGATGACTTCAGTCTCTACTATGATTCCTACTCTGTGGATGAGCGCGTGGACTCCGACAGCAAGGTGAGGCAGAGCTGGTCCGCCCTCCCCGCCAGTGCTCCCCCAGGGCTGGGGTTTACTGTCCAGTCTTCCTTGttccctgtttttctcctttctgtccTTTTTACCTCTGAACATCCACTAAGTCATTGCCCCATGCTGTCTGTAACTCCTTTTTTTGGgagggggagacagagtcttgctctgtctcccaggctggagtgcaatatcacaatctgggctcactgcaacctctgcctccagggttaaagcaattctcctgcctcagcctcccaagtcgctgggattacaggcgcccaccaccacgcccggataatttttgtatttttagtagagacggggtttccccttgtgggccaggctggtctctaactcctgactttagttgatccacccatctcggcctcccaaagggttgggattacaggcgtgagccaccgcacccaactgcAACTCATTTTCAATGTACGCTCTGCCCATTTCATCCACAAAGGTGGCCACCACCCTGCACATTGGATttacgattttttttttatcagctaATGAAATGATCATTAAACAAACATgtactgtttaaaaaaagaaaacaaaaaaggaaatgaccAGAGAGCactttttttaaacatacattatactgtttatataaaattcaaaagcattccattgtcatttatttgcttattcgTTGCTCTTTGTCTGGTTTTATCTTATGTTTGCCTACACAGTAGAATGTTTAGTCTGTctagttttgccttttatttaaCGTTTTATCATGAAAACTTGCAAGCATTATCAAAAGAGTAGAATAGGAAATCCCCGTGTACCCATCACACAGCTCCAGCCATTATCAGTACACAGCCCATCTTGACCCATCTGTACttctcccaacacacacacgtaCTAGGTTATTTTAAAGCAAGTCCCAGACCTTGTATCATTTTACGTAAatgtatttccatatatatatataaaaatataaggcCTCTTTTTGTCGTTCAACATCACTACACTACTGTTTTCACAcctaaaaaaaattactgatttctttttttttttttttttttttttttgagacggagtcttgctctgttgcccaggctggagtgcaggggccggatctcagctcactgcaagctccgcctcccgggttcaagccattctcctgcctcagcctcccgagtagctgggactacaggcgcctgccacctcgcccggctagttttttgtattttttagtagagacggggtttcaccgttttagccaggatggtctcgatctcctgacctcgtcatctgcccgtctcggcctcccaaagtgctgggattacaggcttgagccaccgcgcctggcctactgaTTTCTTAATACCATCAAATATCCTGTCAGTCTTCACATTTCCTCAGCTCTCATAAATGGGTTTTTGTCAAGATCCAAATGAGGCCCGCACCTTGATTTGATTAACATTTGTCTTAggtcggccgggcgtggtgactcacgcctgtaatcccagcactttgggaggccgaggcgggcggatcacatgaggtcaggagttcgagaccagcctgaccaacatggagaaaccccgtctctactaaaaaaatacaaaattagctgggcgtggtggtgcatgcctgtaatcccagctactcaggaggctgaggcaggagaatcacttgaacctggaaggcggaggttgcagtgagccaagatcgtgccattgcactccagcctgggcaacaagagcaaaataccatctcaaaaaaaaaaaaaatttgtcttagGTCTCTCTTGGTATTTAGGTTTCCccatcttctttttgtttgtttgtttgtttgtttgtttttgtgttttgagatggagtctcacactgtggcccaggctggagtgcagtggcacgatcttggctcactgcaagctccgcctcctgagttcaagcaattctcctgtctcagtctcccaagtagctggaattataggcacccgccaccacacccagctcatttttcgtatttttagtagagacaggatttcactatgttggccaggctggtctcaaactcctgatcttgtgatctgcccacctcagcctcccaaagcactggaattacaagcatgagccaccacacctgcctggTTTCCccatcttctaaaaaaaaaatttctggccaggcgtggtggctcacgcttgtaatcccagcactttgggaggcaggtgggtcacctgaggtcaggagaccagcctggccaacatggtgaaaacccatccctaataaaaatacaaaacttagctgggtgtggtcgcaggcacctgtaatcccagctacttgggaggctgaggcaggagaattgcttgaacccagaggtggaggttgcagtgagctgagatcacactattgcactgcagcctgggcaacaagagcgaaactcaataaataaataagaaagacatttttttcttgccatttatTTGTCAAACCAGGTCAGTTGTATAGAATTTTTCACATTCTGTATGACGTTGGCTGTTTGGGTAGAGATTGACACATCCTCTCTGCCCATATTTCTTGTAAACTGGTAGATCTAGAGGCGTAATCGACTTCAGGTGCCAAGAAGACTTGACAGTGGGTGCAAGTGCTTCTGGCCACATCACATCAGGATGCATGGAACATCTCATATGGTCATTTTTCTTAGTGATAAGATTGACCAGTGGGTTCAGGTGATGGCAgcctgaacatttcatataaaatttcTCATGAGCTTCATGTCTAGTGTTTTTAGCAACCATTGGTGGTCTTGCCTGTTTATGAACATCATAAAAGGGGGATCAAACTATGTTTATCTTCTggtacttgttttttgttttttaatttaatgtcaCATTACCAAGATCTGTGTACATTGCTGTCTATAACTGTGGCACCTTTTTCACTACTGTGTAATAGTCCATGCACCCTCTCTTTATGTGgccctttttctcctctcctacCCACACTCATCTTCCCCAGCAGCCATCTGTGGGTAGTGGCGGGGggcaatggtggtggtggtttttttaaTCTATCTCATTGTCTGAGTCCTGGGGATTGGATATGTCCTGTTCTGCCTCTCTCCCAGTCTGAAGTTGAAGCTCTAACTGAACAACTaagtgaagaggaggaggaagaagaggaggaagaagaagaggaggaagaggaggaggaagaggaagaagaagaggaagatgaggagTCAGGGAATCAGTCAGATAGGGTAAGAGACGGAGGCTGATATCTCCAGAGGAGTGGGAGACTGTGGGGCTGGTGGTCTGGTCCTGAAGGTGTTGGGGGGCCCCCTTGGGGTGAGGGTTCgtaactcctcctcctcccccttcccagAGTGGTTCCAGTGGCCGGCGCAAGGCCAAGAAGAAGTGGCGAAAAGACAGCCCATGGGTGAAGCCATCTCGGAAACGGCGCAAGCGGGAGCCTCCGCGGGCCAAGGAGCCACGAGGTAAGGAGGCTCTGCTGCTTTTGGGtgccctcctccagcccccgCCCAGCCCCCAgagtgtgtgcacgcacacacacgctcTCGCATGTCCACCTGCATGTACCCACGCGTCCAGGCACCTGTGAGCTCgcactctcactctctctgtctctgtgtcagGAGTGAATGGTGTGGGCTCCTCAGGCCCCAGTGAGTACATGGAGGTCCCTCTGGGGTCCCTGGAGCTGCCCAGCGAGGGGACCCTCTCCCCCAACCACGCTGGTAATTGCCAATTGCCGGGACAGGGAGCCACTAGGGGGCAACCTCAGGgcaggagggaaagggaaggaggggaacCACGCCAGAGCCGGGGTGTCCATGGCCAGGCTTTAGGGGTTCTGGGGCATGGGGGTGAGGTAGGGAGGGAGTGACAGGACCCGCCAGGGGTCCCAATGGGTGAAGTTCAGGGCCTCCCTCAGCTCCTCTTTTTCTCCGTCCAAGGGGTGTCCAATGACACATCTTCGCTGGAGACAGAGCGAGGGTTTGAGGAGTTGCCCCTGTGCAGCTGCCGCATGGAGGCACCCAAAATCGACCGTATCAGCGAGAGGGCGGGGCACAAGTGCATGGCCACCGAGAGTGTGGACGGAGAGGTGGGGCCGTGGGCTGGTGGGAGAGGTGCCAGGGCGTCCAGTCCCGGGCCCCAGCCTCACCCTTTCTTCTCACCCATCCTCACCACGCACAGCTGTCAGGCTGCAATGCCGCCATCCTCAAGCGGGAGACCATGAGGCCATCCAGCCGCGTGGCCCTGATGGTGCTCTGTGAGACCCACCGCGCCCGCATGGTCAAACACCACTGCTGCCCGGGCTGCGGCTACTTCTGCACGGCGGTGAGTGACCAGTGGGGCAGACAGGTAGAATGCCCCATGGCAGACGGGGCCCCGGCAACCTGACCATGTCGTTTCCCTGCTCCCAGGGCACCTTCCTGGAATGCCACCCTGACTTCCGTGTGGCCCACCGCTTCCACAAGGCCTGTGTGTCTCAGCTGAATGGGATGGTCTTCTGTCCCCACTGTGGGGAGGATGCTTCTGAAGCTCAAGAAGTGACCATCCCCCGGGGTGATGGGGTGACCCCACCGGCTGGTGCTGCAGCTCCTGCACCCCCACCCCTGTCCCAGGATGCCCCCGGGAGAGCAGACACTTCTCAGCCCAGGTACTGGCCTCCCCCTTCTCTACTGTCTGTTCCCTGCCCCATCACTATTGTTCCTGGACATGAGCTCCTTCTTCCACAGCGCCCGGATGCGAGGGCATGGGGAGCCCCGGCGCCCACCCTGCGATCCCCTGGCTGACACCATCGACAGCTCAGGGCCCTCCCTGACCCTGCCCAATGGGGGCTGCCTTTCAGCCGTGGGGCTGCCACTGGGGCCAGGCCGGGAGGCCTTGGAAAAGGCCCTGGTCATCCAGGAGTCAGAGAGGTGAGTGGGGAGTTGTTCAGGCACAGTAACtggggctgaggccagaggagcaGTGTCAAGACTGATGCTGGAATCTGAGGAgctccccttctctccccactcccGTGCTCCCTTGGCAGGCGGAAGAAGCTCCGTTTCCACCCTCGGCAGTTGTACCTGTCCGTGAAGCAGGGCGAGCTGCAGAAGGTGATCCTGATGCTGTGTGAGTGCCACCTATTCCTTCAGCAGACCTTGACCAAGTTCCATGTATATACCAGGCACTGGGCACAGGGCCAGGAGTAGTCATGAAGGATATAGTCCTTGCCCTGAAGGACTTAGTGTGGTGGGGAAAAGACACACATAACCCGTGACGATGGGAACGGTGGTGACTCATAGGTGCTGGGTCCTGTTCTGAGTGCTTATACTTGTTAGCCTTGGCTTGCACAGGGAGGTTAGGGACGTTGCACAGTGCACAGCGGTACTGAGAAGCAAGGCAGGGTTTGAATTCAGGCAGAGCTGATGCCTTTGACTCCTTATTCTGATAAATGCCGTGgtggaggcaagcccagagaatgCCAGGAGGGGCCCTGACCCAACTTGGGGCTCTGAGAAGCCTTCCTGAAAGAAGTGCCACCTGCCCCCTAGCTTGCTTACCACTTGTCCCTCCCTCTCCCGGTGTGGCGGGCTCTCCCCGCAGTGGACAACCTGGACCCCAACTTCCAGAGCGACCAGCAGAGCAAGCGCACGCCCCTGCATGCAGCCGCCCAGAAGGGCTCCGTGGAGATCTGCCATGTGCTGCTGCAGGTCAGCACGGGCCCGGCCCCATGCCTCATTCACCAGGCCCTTaggcccctcccctgccccatgcCTCCCTGGTGCCAGCCCTCCTGCCCCCTCACAGGCTGGAGCCAACATAAACGCAGTGGACAAACAGCAGCGGACGCCACTGATGGAGGCCGTGGTGAACAACCACCTGGAGGTGGCCCGTTACATGGTGCAGCGTGGTGGCTGTGTCTATAGCAAGGTGTGCATGCAGGCAGCAGGGCGTGGCCCCGGAGTCAGGGACCAGGTTTGGGGTGCCAGCCGGAGACTCATTTGCCCATGTCTCCCTCAGGAGGAGGACGGCTCCACCTGCCTCCACCACGCAGCCAAAATCGGGAACTTGGAGATGGTCAGTCTGCTGCTGAGCACAGGACAGGTGGACGTCAACGCCCAGGTCAGTGGCCCACCCAGCGCAGCTCCTCCGGCTCCCTGGTGCCTGGGTTCCTTGGCTCGGCCTCAGACTTTGGGCCCCCTTTCTACATCTGACCTCTGGCCCTTTCACTCTGCCTCAGGCCGCTTGTGTCTGTCCCCCTTGCTTTCTTCctcatttgtatttctcttcattcttttctttttcttgtttctttctcttgatcAAGCTTCAGAATAATCAGTTCCTGCCTTCATCTCTGAAAGTGTCCAGTGAGGCTTTTTTAACTCTCAGGTTGTCATACATTGGATGTGTTTTCGTCATTTATTGGGATTCTTCTCAGTCTTTGAATTATTCCATCATTATCTAGGAGAAGCCCCTTCAAGAGGCCTCTGTGGCCGTGACATGACCCAGTGGCCTTTGAGAGCGTCCTGACCTTTCAGCACATTTCCTGCCCCTGACTCAGCATCCACCATTTCTCTAAGAAACTCTGCTTCCTTtatgggaaactttttttttcttttctttttttttttttttgagatggagtcttgctctgttgcccaggctggagtgcaattgcgtgatcttggctcactgcaacctccacctcctgggttcaagtgattctcttgcctcagcctcctgagtagctgggattataggcaccagccaccgtgcccagctaatttttgtatttttagtagagatggattttcaccatattggccaggctgatcttgaactcctgacctcatgatccacccacctcggcctcccagcgtgctgggattacaggcgtgatctgGCCACTGCGCCGGCCAGAAACATGTTTTAGAGAATAGTCTATGGACCTCGGAGTGTTTATTATTACTGGGTGGTCACTGCTTCTAGGACTTGTGAATGGGCAGACTGaggaaatttttgtttgttttttgttttaagagacagagtcttgctgtgtcacccaggctgaagtacagtagcAATTCACAgacagtcatagttcactgcattctcgaaatcctgggctcaagcgacacTCCCATCTCAGTcacatgagtagctgggactacaggcacgcgcctcCATGACCAGCTCCTGGCTGTATTTTTTGGAAAGAGAACAATTACTCACTTTACTTTCTCTCCGGCATCAGGCAGTAGGCACTACTAGTCCcattttttagatgaagaaactatGACCCAGAGACGTTAAGTGACTTACCCCGGGTCCCACAGCTCGTgaatggtggagctgggattcacaCACACAGCCAATCTTGACCATTTGCAGCTTTGGTGAGCAGGCCCAGCCGCCCCcaccctcactcccttcccacccACAGGACAGTGGGGGGTGGACGCCCATCATCTGGGCTGCAGAGCACAAGCACATCGAGGTGATCCGCATGCTACTGACGCGGGGCGCCGACGTCACCCTCACTGACAACGTGAGTGAGAGTTTGGTTGAGGTAGGGCAGCCCCAGGCCCCTGAGCAAGGTGGAGGCTGGATTCAAGGGCCCAGCTGCCTGCACCTCATCTGTTCCCCTCCTATCTCCACAGGAGGAGAACATCTGCCTGCACTGGGCCTCCTTCACGGGCAGCGCCGCCATCGCCGAAGTCCTTCTGAATGCGCGCTGCGACCTCCATGCTGTCAACTACCATGGGGACACCCCCCTGCACATCGCAGCCCGGGAGAGCTACCATGACTGCGTGCTGTGAGCCCCTGCCCCGCCCTTGATGCCCCTGCCCCCACTTCTTGCAGCCTCAGACCCCACATTGGGCACCTTGTCCCCTCTTCAGGTTATTCCTGTCACGTGGGGCCAACCCTGAGCTGCGGAACAAGGAGGGGGACACAGCATGGGACCTGACTCCCGAGCGCTCCGACGTGTGGTTTGCGCTTCAGCTCAACCGCAAGCTCCGACTCG from Macaca fascicularis isolate 582-1 chromosome 4, T2T-MFA8v1.1 includes these protein-coding regions:
- the EHMT2 gene encoding histone-lysine N-methyltransferase EHMT2 isoform X3, producing the protein MLRGCNGAGGPGRDFQQSGGPAPGADEGTRGWEVGGVGTEARVQPPAAPEWAAGAGAPGARVRGTRGRPPGWGAAGAGGVGARGPRGLGDKGGAARAAGRRGRGRGTEAPPPPPPLFSAPEMRGLPRGRGLMRARGRGRAAPPGSRGRGRGGPHRGRGRPRSLLSLPRAQASWTPQLSTGLTSPPVPCLPSQGEAPAEMGALLLEKETRGATERVHGSLGDTPRSEETLPKATPDSLEPAGPSSPASVTVTVGDEGADTPVGATPLIGDESENLEGDGDLHGGRILLGHATKSFPSSPSKGGSCPSRAKMSMTGAGKSPPSVQSLAMRLLSMPGAQGAAAAGPEPPPATTSPEGQPKVHRARKTMSKPGNGQPPVPEKRPPEVQHFRMSDDVHSLGKVTSDVAKRRKLNSGGGLSEELGSARRSEVTLAKGDSGSLEEWETVVGDDFSLYYDSYSVDERVDSDSKSEVEALTEQLSEEEEEEEEEEEEEEEEEEEEEEEEDEESGNQSDRSGSSGRRKAKKKWRKDSPWVKPSRKRRKREPPRAKEPRGVSNDTSSLETERGFEELPLCSCRMEAPKIDRISERAGHKCMATESVDGELSGCNAAILKRETMRPSSRVALMVLCETHRARMVKHHCCPGCGYFCTAGTFLECHPDFRVAHRFHKACVSQLNGMVFCPHCGEDASEAQEVTIPRGDGVTPPAGAAAPAPPPLSQDAPGRADTSQPSARMRGHGEPRRPPCDPLADTIDSSGPSLTLPNGGCLSAVGLPLGPGREALEKALVIQESERRKKLRFHPRQLYLSVKQGELQKVILMLLDNLDPNFQSDQQSKRTPLHAAAQKGSVEICHVLLQAGANINAVDKQQRTPLMEAVVNNHLEVARYMVQRGGCVYSKEEDGSTCLHHAAKIGNLEMVSLLLSTGQVDVNAQDSGGWTPIIWAAEHKHIEVIRMLLTRGADVTLTDNVSESLVEEENICLHWASFTGSAAIAEVLLNARCDLHAVNYHGDTPLHIAARESYHDCVLLFLSRGANPELRNKEGDTAWDLTPERSDVWFALQLNRKLRLGVGNRAIRTEKIICRDVARGYENVPIPCVNGVDGESCPEDYKYISENCETSTMNIDRNITHLQHCTCVDDCSSSNCLCGQLSIRCWYDKDGRLLQEFNKIEPPLIFECNQACSCWRNCKNRVVQSGIKVRLQLYRTAKMGWGVRALQTIPQGTFICEYVGELISDAEADVREDDSYLFDLDNKDGEVYCIDARYYGNISRFINHLCDPNIIPVRVFMLHQDLRFPRIAFFSSRDIRTGEELGFDYGDRFWDIKSKYFTCQCGSEKCKHSAEAIALEQSRLARLDPHPELLPELGSLPPVNT
- the EHMT2 gene encoding histone-lysine N-methyltransferase EHMT2 isoform X4, which translates into the protein MLRGCNGAGGPGRDFQQSGGPAPGADEGTRGWEVGGVGTEARVQPPAAPEWAAGAGAPGARVRGTRGRPPGWGAAGAGGVGARGPRGLGDKGGAARAAGRRGRGRGTEAPPPPPPLFSAPEMRGLPRGRGLMRARGRGRAAPPGSRGRGRGGPHRGRGRPRSLLSLPRAQASWTPQLSTGLTSPPVPCLPSQGEAPAEMGALLLEKETRGATERVHGSLGDTPRSEETLPKATPDSLEPAGPSSPASVTVTVGDEGADTPVGATPLIGDESENLEGDGDLHGGRILLGHATKSFPSSPSKGGSCPSRAKMSMTGAGKSPPSVQSLAMRLLSMPGAQGAAAAGPEPPPATTSPEGQPKVHRARKTMSKPGNGQPPVPEKRPPEVQHFRMSDDVHSLGKVTSDVAKRRKLNSGGGLSEELGSARRSEVTLAKGDSGSLEEWETVVGDDFSLYYDSYSVDERVDSDSKSEVEALTEQLSEEEEEEEEEEEEEEEEEEEEEEEEDEESGNQSDRSGSSGRRKAKKKWRKDSPWVKPSRKRRKREPPRAKEPRGVSNDTSSLETERGFEELPLCSCRMEAPKIDRISERAGHKCMATESVDGELSGCNAAILKRETMRPSSRVALMVLCETHRARMVKHHCCPGCGYFCTAGTFLECHPDFRVAHRFHKACVSQLNGMVFCPHCGEDASEAQEVTIPRGDGVTPPAGAAAPAPPPLSQDAPGRADTSQPSARMRGHGEPRRPPCDPLADTIDSSGPSLTLPNGGCLSAVGLPLGPGREALEKALVIQESERRKKLRFHPRQLYLSVKQGELQKVILMLLDNLDPNFQSDQQSKRTPLHAAAQKGSVEICHVLLQAGANINAVDKQQRTPLMEAVVNNHLEVARYMVQRGGCVYSKEEDGSTCLHHAAKIGNLEMVSLLLSTGQVDVNAQDSGGWTPIIWAAEHKHIEVIRMLLTRGADVTLTDNEENICLHWASFTGSAAIAEVLLNARCDLHAVNYHGDTPLHIAARESYHDCVLLFLSRGANPELRNKEGDTAWDLTPERSDVWFALQLNRKLRLGVGNRAIRTEKIICRDVARGYENVPIPCVNGVDGESCPEDYKYISENCETSTMNIDRNITHLQHCTCVDDCSSSNCLCGQLSIRCWYDKDGRLLQEFNKIEPPLIFECNQACSCWRNCKNRVVQSGIKVRLQLYRTAKMGWGVRALQTIPQGTFICEYVGELISDAEADVREDDSYLFDLDNKDGEVYCIDARYYGNISRFINHLCDPNIIPVRVFMLHQDLRFPRIAFFSSRDIRTGEELGFDYGDRFWDIKSKYFTCQCGSEKCKHSAEAIALEQSRLARLDPHPELLPELGSLPPVNT